The sequence GATGCAACATGTTGGTAATGGAAACACAGGATgttcattttgattttggttCTAAACACTAATTTTATCACCGTTGTCCTTCCAGTTATtcctttcatccatccatcacaatGCATATTTGGTCAAATAAGCCCGGTGTGATTGTGTACAAACGTTTTACTACACTAGTATTTGGACTAAAAGTATCTGTCAGAGATTTGGAATGCGGTCTTGAGCTTCACAGTACATGGGTGCAGCTGAgcttgtgggttagggtacccTTTATTACCTCTacagaaaacatatttttctttgaTCTAGACACACAACAAGACTAAAACATTGCAGTAATGACACTAATGCTTTAGGCCCTGGCCTTtacctttatttaattttgggaaatatgatAATTTGCTTTCTTGTTGAGAGTTAGGTGAGATGATTGATACTACTgttaatcttctcatctaactctgcaACATTTCCCAGAATGTTGAACTATGCCTTTAagtgtttaattttaaatcaagCCTTAGCAGCATCCAGATCATACAAACATAATTTAATCAAACatattgtcttttgtttctgtcaggctcctgTTTCTGGGTGGCAGTGCTCGACGGACGTGTGGTGGGGATCGTGGCAGCGAAAGGCCGCGAAGATGACAATCGGGTGGAGCTGCGGCGCATGTCGGTTGACTCTCGTTACCGCGGCAAAGGCATTGCAAAGGCACTGGGTCGTCGTGTTCTGGAGTTTGCCATGCGCAACAACTATGCTGCTGTGGTCCTGGGCACAACGGCTGTCAAATTGGCTGCTCACAAGCTGTACGAGTCGCTGGGCTTTCGCCGAACGGGCCAGAGCGAGGACTACAGGCTCCCCGGGATGAACCGCTCACCACTAGAGAGGCTCTTCTTCCAGATCCGCTACAGCCGCTACCGCCTGCAGCTCCGTGAGGAGTGAGAGGtgacagggagggagagagagagagagagagagagagatgaagagggggagatggagaaagagaggggcagagagagagagagagagagagcaacgACCCTCCTTCACCCGAGAGCCCCGACCGCATCCTCTCCTCTGacagcttttatttattttgtgtcattAGAGATAACTTTGAGTACTTAACACTTCTACTATTTCATCTTTAAAGTCACTAactctttctttacttttatgcttttgttgctgttgtttttgtattatacttttttcattttaaataagtTTCCTCTTTTTTATTATGCTATGTTTTGTACCTTTACTCCTCCCTTTTCATTTTGGGAGAAACTAAAAGGCTTTTATAGAAGACATCTAACTGGCACCCCAACTAGGCACCCTCCCCTGCCCCTTTGGTTTAAGATGATGTGATCAATACTCCCATTCATTACTACTACACAACGCCCTCTTTACCCCTCCCCCATTACCTCAAGCCCTCCCTTCCCTCCCACATTCTCCTTATTTCCCCACAGCAAAATTCAACAGACGGGTGTAGATGCAGGAGAGTGCAATGAGACATTTACATTCTGTGTCACTGGGGGAGGACAGAACAATGGATGGTTTGGGAGGGGCAGATATTGCTTCCtcaagagaaaaacacacaaaaactggTGGGGGAGCTTGTGGTACACACCCTCTTTTAGCTCTTCAATGtaacattttgtgtgtgcattgtgaACATGCATGCTCACACAAACAAGTAATTTGACTTTTAGCCAGTCTCTCTCAAGACACCATATTGAAGCACAGCAAGAGTGTGGTACCAACCCCCATAGTGAGAGAGATGGATGACAGGATGGTTACCGGAATATGCACTGTGTATCCTGCGTCCTAGACGGACATGGATAAACACAGTAAATCTTCCTCACACGCCCTCCTTTACATTCCTCTTACTCATTCTTTTATTTGGATCTCTCCTTCCTTCCTATTGTTTCATTAATCATTGCTTTTCTCACTGGAGCTGTGGAGAGGgtctctgattggttgaggtGACAGGAGGATGGAGCTTTCTTGCTAACAGATCCCAAGATACAATATAGCTGCATGTcagagcgtgtgtgtgagtgattgtTGAGAttatgtgattgtgtgtgattttgatGAGGCTATGGTCATTACACTGTGCCTCAGCAGTGTATGATGAACAATTTACAATTTACTTTTGTGCTATGAGTCCAGTATTATCTCAGTAAACAACTACTTTCTTTGTGTACTTACATACATAAATTGTTTACTGAGTGAAGAAATATACATTCTaacattttgaatatgtttaGTATTTGAATGATCATTAGTAATTTTATAACTTTAAACACATATTACCACATTGTAATATGCAAATTTGACTGTGAAAACTACGACAATTACAAAGTAGCTACAGCCTTCACTCCACATACTTAATCCAGGTTATTGGGGAACAACTTGGGTAAGACATGACTACTAGCAATACTTGCAAACCTACAGTACATGACTGAGCACAAACagcaaataattatttaaattaaaatattggCATTAGTATTCCCCCTTCTCCATGTATTTATATTGTGTATACAGGTGAAAACTCATGTAGCGAACAAAACATCAAAGATTCTCCCATAACacctctctccatctccatcctcTGACCATACAACCAGCAGTAGATTCAGCCATCCACGACTCTGAGCCTTAGTTATGTCATCATACCAatttgtaaaaagtaaaatataaatcaaaatacaaccaaaaaaaatcacataagatgaaaaaaaagaaaaaaaattgaatacaaATGTAATCATCATGAAGTTAATGACCCTCCTTGCCTTGCTGCCCCCCACCCCTCAAAACTCTCTCTACCACCCATTCATGAATCTGTCTGCAACCCTGGGCTAGACCCCACACCTTCCATCTGAACCCTCCACTAACTTTCCCTATGCCAGGCCCCACCCAATTCCCACCCATCTCTGCATGCGCCACAGAGCCTTGCTGCACTGCTTTTATTATTCCATTAGAAGCTTGGTGGATGAAGCCTAGACCCTGAGCCCCTACTCTGATGTCATCTAGGCAGTGTGACGCTCTGGGACAGGCTGGTGCCAGGTTGGTGCCAGGTTGCACGAGTGATGTATGGTTGGACGAGTGTGGGTGCGattcagaaaacacagaaagtgagaaggaaaatgtgtgtatgtgtgtgtgtgtgctcactaACTGCAGCACCGTCTGGATGACATCATGCCTGCCAGCCAACCAACTGTAGAATGCAAAAAGCAATGCAAGTGTGGCATGCCTCTGTATCCAGTGTGTATGGTGCCTGCCCtggaaaagtttagaaaaaaaatcaactaatttataaactatatatatatatatatatatatatatatatatatatatatatatatatatatatatatacatatatgtatatattaaagaaaataagcttctttttttaaatgaaaatattaaagaaatgtgtgttactttgtttgaaaaaagaaaagaaaattgtattatttgcaTGAAATGTGTCTTTGAATCAAACAATTTTAAGGGAGAAACTCCTAGCACATGGCATACAGTGGAAACATAGATGTGTCTTTTTTATAATGGttaattttatttgaaattattaaaaattattatcTAGGAGTGAAATTAATACCAGCCACAAGCCAGTTCTCATAAATCTTTTGGAGATAGTTGTATCCCTTTCTTAAAGCCTTGCTAAATTTGAAAGTGGATATTGATATTCAGATTTATCTGTCACTGGCTGGCGGACAAAAAAGTTAGTTTCCTTCCTTGATCACAGTGGGAGTGAGGGCATATGACTGAAAGCATCAGCTCTTATTCTATTAAACCAGCTTGTGGTAAAGATACCAAACACTTTGCAGAACTAAGAATGATGCAAAagataaacatgtttttccatGCAgtgcatataatatatatttcatcCACTAAGTCATTTGCCAAGTTTATCATATGCAGATAAAGGAAATGCAGGCTGCAGGATAGTGTAATGGTTTGCAGTGACTGGTTTAGACTTGGCTCCAGCTGACACAGGCAATAGCTGCTTCTTGTTAAAAGTGTCCTCAAACACCAGACTGACCTATCCGTGTCAGCTAAATGgctaaaatatacaatacatacctgattagatttttttataatCAGGTATGTATACAGTCAACTTTAGCTGTTTAAAGCCATTGAGATGCTTATGTATGTCAGGTCCCCTTCCCTTTCTTTGTTTAAGCCATGTCTAGAGGAGGTTTAGCTACTGACAGtatctttgtcttttaattaGAGCCAACTGAAGTTTTCTCTTTGAAATTCTACAAAGTAGAAGCAAGGCACACATCATGCACTGAAAACATCAACcagtattgttttaaaaaatgcatcagATGTTTTCATTGAGGAACATGTGGAGAATGCCTCACACCACCTTGATGCAACTGCTTTGTACTTGGTTGTTGCTGGAGACTCAATAGAGGATCAGACTGTATTTTGTGACGTATATTTTCAACAGCTACCACTGGCCTTCACACTGTACTTACAAACTTCCTATGACGCTAAGGGGGAAATTAGGATACAGCCAGCCTAAAGAATGAACACAAAATATGATATCACAGTTGTGAAATGTAAGTGCCAGTGGTGCTGGGGCTTTAGATAGAAACAACACAGCAGACACATTTGGAGTGTCAAATATTGTATGTTAGTCATTGCTGCCAGTGTGTTAGGTCCTTACTAAATGACTCAACCCATTCTTTGTAAGACTTGGGTGAGGTCCAAAGCTTAAGAGTGAGAGGTGGGCTTTGCTGAGGTggattgtaaaaaacaaactgtggtATGGATCTTGTGGAAGAATGTGAAGTCTGTCAACTCTGAGCCAATTCTGCTGCTGCCAATCTCAGTTTTTGCCTGCTGAAATTCTAAATACTCCATGTATGTTTTTGGGAGAAACTATTATCCATACTGGTACATATTCTGAACAAAGGTAATATCATTCAAAAAGCCTTTGCCAAGGCCTTACACACCAGAATCAAACGCTGGAGTTTAAATATCTTGTGGACTGCATGGCTTCACTTATTTAATGGGTGACTTTGAATTGTAAAGATGAAGTGCACTGACTATAATGCATTTATTTCAAGTCTGAGCAATGTTTTCTATTTAATGTGAATACTATGCCCTCTCACCTCCCATTTAAACCTGGTAATGCATACTTAATGTTAGAATGTAGTAATTAAACTGTATGCAACTTCTACCAGAGTGTACATTAAGTTATAAACCATTCCTCTGAAATGTTCTGCTGATGTACAATCCAAAAACATTCTCACACgtttttatttggttttctGTGGTTTGTTTGAGTGCGAGTGTGCTGTCCCATTGGTTGAGGTTTGAGATAGTATGCTGCATACAGGCCTCTCCTGCTGGTGAAGGCGCTTTTAGTTTTGAGTGCTTTAGAACCCAAAAATTATCATCTGATGCTCTCTGATGGCAGACACAGAGGCACAAGCTGAGGCCAATGAAGCCGAAGCTTCAACTtcagcagttaaaaaaaaaatcctggtcACATTAAATTCTGGCCGTTAAAATAATCAAACGGTAAAAATATCAGTATTAGTATTTCATTCGGTTTATCTACTGGAGCATAGAATTAAACACTGCACAAATGTACAGATCCTGTGGGTGTGTTGTGATGATAGTGTCCATGCTTGACAGGCTTGGGGCCGAACACTCACAGGGATGAATGTAAACTGCCAACATTTAAGGTCTTAgaaagatttttgttttatatcctttctggttgtttttttactttatgaATGAGAAGGATacaggaaaaaagtaaaaaagcagctattgtttattttattaagtGACTTAACCACTACATTAGATGTTAGACATTTAGTGTGATTGTAAATAGCCGTATTTCTGCTTGTTGTTAATGTATTATTTACTGCAACCTGTCATCTTTGCCGGTTTTAACCAATCCTGATGGAGTTCATTTTTGTCTCAGAAGATGGCTGTCGCATGGAATGTTCCACCTACCAAGGAGGGGGAGGGGCGAGGGAGGAATGTGCCACATTGGCAGTTAAATAGGGGTGTGTGGTGGGACTGCAGGAGGAGGTCTGCAGCAACAGAGCTCCATAGCATggactccctctctctctctctacctctggTGAGGAATTTGCTCCACTGTGTTGAATACATAAGGACTTACTCTAGACTGAGGCCACGGG comes from Etheostoma spectabile isolate EspeVRDwgs_2016 chromosome 19, UIUC_Espe_1.0, whole genome shotgun sequence and encodes:
- the nat8l gene encoding N-acetylaspartate synthetase isoform X2 codes for the protein MHFSSPKMVCETKIVADEHDAIPGTKKESIMWSSTPSSAALNPSEETDVRKDAVFIREFECGDQEEVRRIFYEGIMERIPNTAFRGLRQQPKTQFLYALLTGSCFWVAVLDGRVVGIVAAKGREDDNRVELRRMSVDSRYRGKGIAKALGRRVLEFAMRNNYAAVVLGTTAVKLAAHKLYESLGFRRTGQSEDYRLPGMNRSPLERLFFQIRYSRYRLQLREE